One Pectobacterium colocasium DNA segment encodes these proteins:
- a CDS encoding LysE family transporter has product MLETSLFVATIATLGMLSPGPDFFLVIKNATRYPRVAALMTAFGVICGVATHMAYCVAGLAVVITTTPWLFNVLKYAGAAYLIWIGIQALFARGGSKMDVSTQGQQSVSLKKAFLQGYLCNLLNPKATLFFLAVFTQVLNIHSGFGEKLWYAMIIWLLAAIWWPVLVLLFQSEPVRRGLAKVQKLVDKLLGTVLIALGIKVALG; this is encoded by the coding sequence ATGCTAGAAACATCGCTGTTTGTCGCCACCATCGCCACGCTGGGAATGCTCTCTCCCGGCCCTGACTTTTTCCTCGTCATCAAGAACGCCACACGCTATCCACGCGTCGCCGCGCTGATGACTGCGTTTGGCGTAATCTGCGGCGTTGCAACCCATATGGCGTACTGCGTCGCCGGGTTGGCCGTCGTCATCACAACGACACCGTGGCTATTTAATGTACTGAAATATGCCGGCGCCGCCTATCTGATCTGGATCGGTATTCAGGCATTATTCGCGCGCGGTGGCAGCAAGATGGATGTATCAACTCAGGGGCAACAGAGCGTCAGTCTGAAAAAAGCGTTCCTGCAAGGTTACCTCTGTAACCTGCTTAATCCAAAAGCGACACTGTTTTTTCTGGCAGTATTCACACAGGTTCTGAATATTCATTCTGGTTTCGGTGAAAAGTTGTGGTATGCCATGATTATCTGGCTGCTCGCGGCCATCTGGTGGCCGGTGCTGGTGCTGCTTTTCCAAAGTGAGCCGGTACGGCGTGGGCTGGCGAAGGTGCAGAAACTGGTGGATAAACTGCTGGGCACGGTGCTTATCGCCTTGGGTATCAAGGTCGCACTGGGCTAA
- the folA gene encoding type 3 dihydrofolate reductase: MVISLIAALAVDRVIGMENAMPWHLPADLAWFKRNTLNKPIIMGRNTFRSIGQPLPGRLNIVVSNHPGDDDRVTWVSSLDAALAAAGDVDEVMVIGGGSIYQQMLAQANRLYLTHIDAEVEGDTHFPDYEPDEWQSVFSEFHDADERNSHSYCFEILERR, translated from the coding sequence ATGGTTATTAGTTTGATTGCTGCACTGGCAGTGGATCGCGTAATCGGTATGGAAAACGCGATGCCGTGGCATTTGCCCGCCGATCTGGCATGGTTTAAGCGTAATACGCTGAATAAGCCGATTATTATGGGGCGTAATACTTTCCGTTCTATCGGTCAGCCGCTGCCCGGCCGGCTGAATATTGTCGTCAGTAATCATCCCGGTGATGACGATCGTGTGACCTGGGTCTCTTCGCTGGATGCTGCGCTGGCGGCGGCGGGTGACGTTGATGAAGTGATGGTGATTGGCGGCGGCAGTATTTATCAACAAATGCTGGCGCAGGCTAACCGTCTTTACCTGACGCACATTGACGCTGAAGTGGAAGGCGACACGCATTTCCCTGACTATGAGCCGGATGAATGGCAGTCTGTTTTCAGCGAATTCCATGATGCTGATGAGCGCAACTCACACAGTTACTGCTTCGAAATTCTGGAACGCCGCTAA
- a CDS encoding DMT family transporter encodes MSLFSSFSLSLLLSLGIAVLAGSIVPFQAASNAALGRALGHPLWATLASLLVSICVLLPILFAARIPMPAVGSALQGSWWIWLGGVAGVAYITAALLLTPKLGASGFIVCVIAGQVVASLIIDHFGLMGLAVKPATLGRIAGVALIVLGMLVVQCSAVSQPLTTSAVEAPKLPQ; translated from the coding sequence ATGTCGTTATTCTCTTCTTTTTCTCTCTCATTATTGCTGTCGCTGGGCATTGCTGTACTTGCAGGGAGCATTGTGCCTTTTCAGGCTGCCAGTAATGCTGCGCTGGGACGTGCGTTAGGTCACCCGCTTTGGGCAACGCTGGCCTCACTGCTGGTCAGTATCTGCGTGCTGTTACCGATCCTGTTTGCTGCCCGGATACCGATGCCTGCGGTTGGTTCTGCTTTGCAAGGATCGTGGTGGATCTGGCTGGGCGGCGTGGCGGGTGTCGCTTATATCACCGCTGCGTTATTGCTGACGCCAAAGCTCGGCGCTTCAGGCTTTATTGTCTGTGTGATTGCGGGTCAGGTTGTGGCATCGCTGATTATCGATCATTTTGGTTTGATGGGGCTGGCCGTGAAGCCTGCAACGCTAGGGCGGATTGCAGGGGTCGCGTTAATCGTCCTTGGGATGCTGGTGGTGCAATGCTCTGCGGTTTCTCAACCGCTGACAACATCCGCCGTTGAGGCTCCTAAGCTCCCACAGTGA
- a CDS encoding LysR family transcriptional regulator yields MDDLRRIDMNLLLTLYALLTEKHVTRAALRLHRSQPAVSHSLAQLRQIFNDPLLVRREIGLTLTTRAQALLDPLEQALDQLNGLIQTPQFDPRHTTRHFRLALSDYGTNAVLPTLMQHLRAQAPGISLAVSHAGREMMLAQLIDGEIDLGLGVFPDRPPEVHAALLFEEQFACLADRATLPENGTLPFEAWLERPHILVTMHPDSANEIDNALAANGLTRNVVLTLPHWHAAINLIADTDLILTAARRSMAQVNTPDLHIFPPPFTIPDFAFQQVWHTRRESDPAHRWLRHAIWKSCQAGK; encoded by the coding sequence ATGGATGATTTGCGTCGTATTGATATGAATCTGTTGTTAACGCTGTACGCACTGTTGACGGAAAAACACGTCACGCGGGCGGCGCTGCGTCTGCACCGCAGCCAGCCTGCCGTCAGCCATTCATTAGCACAGCTGCGCCAGATTTTTAACGATCCACTGCTCGTCCGGCGTGAAATTGGCCTGACGCTGACGACCCGCGCTCAGGCGCTACTCGACCCGCTGGAACAGGCGCTGGATCAGTTGAACGGCCTCATCCAGACACCGCAGTTCGATCCGCGTCATACCACGCGGCATTTCCGTTTAGCGCTCTCCGATTACGGTACGAATGCCGTCTTGCCAACGCTCATGCAGCATCTGCGCGCACAGGCACCCGGCATTTCACTGGCCGTCAGTCATGCCGGTCGTGAAATGATGCTGGCACAGTTGATCGATGGCGAAATCGACTTAGGCCTCGGCGTTTTTCCGGATCGTCCGCCCGAGGTGCACGCCGCGCTTCTTTTTGAAGAACAGTTTGCCTGTCTGGCAGATCGCGCCACGCTGCCGGAAAACGGTACACTGCCGTTTGAGGCATGGCTGGAACGGCCACATATTCTGGTCACCATGCATCCCGATTCTGCCAATGAAATTGACAACGCGTTGGCTGCAAACGGCCTGACGCGCAATGTCGTGCTGACCCTGCCCCACTGGCATGCCGCCATCAATCTCATTGCCGATACTGACCTGATTCTAACCGCCGCGCGGCGCAGCATGGCGCAAGTTAACACGCCAGATTTACACATTTTTCCGCCGCCGTTCACAATACCCGACTTTGCCTTCCAGCAGGTATGGCACACACGACGCGAGAGCGATCCTGCACATCGCTGGCTGAGACACGCCATTTGGAAAAGCTGTCAGGCGGGGAAATAA
- a CDS encoding IS5 family transposase (programmed frameshift), translating to MARYDLPDEAWSIIQPLLPAEPTSPRAGRPWAEHRKVINGMFWVLCSGAPWRDLPERYGSWKTVYNRFNRWSKSGVINIIFNRLLSLLDAHGLVDWSATALDGSNIRALKCAAGAPKKHPDITGDNGLGRSRGGFGTKIHLATDAGGLPLNIVLSPGQAHESQFALRLLDGIGVQRQNGSMKRRGYAVLADKAYSGHALRNELKRKGIKVVIPRKSNEKMASDGRSRFASDVYRRRNVVERCFGRLKEYRRIATRYDKTARNYLSMVKLGCIRLFYKKLCN from the exons ATGGCCCGATACGATCTTCCCGATGAAGCATGGAGCATCATCCAGCCCCTACTGCCTGCTGAACCTACATCCCCACGAGCCGGACGCCCATGGGCTGAGCATCGTAAAGTCATCAACGGTATGTTCTGGGTGTTGTGTTCTGGTGCGCCATGGCGCGATTTACCTGAGCGATATGGCTCCTGGAAAACGGTTTATAATCGCTTTAATCGGTGGTCTAAATCTGGTGTCATTAACATTATTTTCAACAGGTTACTTTCATTGCTTGATGCACATGGCCTTGTTGATTGGTCTGCTACTGCGCTGGATGGCAGTAATATCCGTGCGCTGAAATGTGCTGCCGGTGCTC CAAAAAAACATCCCGATATCACCGGAGATAATGGGCTGGGTCGCTCTCGCGGTGGTTTTGGCACCAAAATCCATCTGGCGACAGATGCAGGCGGTCTCCCGCTAAACATTGTGCTGAGTCCCGGACAGGCTCACGAGAGCCAGTTCGCATTACGCCTGCTGGATGGTATTGGTGTTCAGCGTCAGAACGGCAGCATGAAGCGCCGTGGTTATGCGGTTTTGGCTGACAAAGCTTATTCAGGGCATGCGCTTCGTAACGAACTGAAACGAAAAGGGATAAAAGTAGTTATCCCGCGAAAATCTAATGAAAAAATGGCTTCTGACGGACGCTCACGGTTCGCCAGTGACGTTTACCGCCGCCGCAACGTAGTGGAGAGATGTTTTGGTCGGTTAAAAGAGTACCGGCGTATCGCCACACGCTACGACAAAACGGCGAGAAATTATCTGTCGATGGTGAAACTGGGCTGCATCCGACTCTTTTACAAGAAGTTATGCAATTAA
- the pdxA gene encoding 4-hydroxythreonine-4-phosphate dehydrogenase PdxA translates to MQTESNTPRVVITPGEPAGIGPDLVIALAQQAWPVELVICADPELLLSRALQLSMPLTLRDYQPGHPAQPQQAGSLTILPIAAPATVIPGQLNVSNSAYVVDTLARACDGCLNGEFAALITGPVHKGIINDAGVPFSGHTEFFADRSHCDRVVMMLATEELRVALATTHLPLAAVSAAITRQSLHEVITILHHDLQTKFGIVQPQIYVCGLNPHAGEGGHMGREELDVINPALDELRQQGITLVGPLPADTLFQPKYLQHADAVLAMYHDQGLPVLKYQGFGRAVNITLGLPFIRTSVDHGTALELAATGSADPGSFITALNLAIKMIKHSNE, encoded by the coding sequence ATGCAGACTGAGAGCAATACGCCACGCGTTGTGATCACCCCCGGCGAACCCGCCGGGATTGGCCCCGATCTGGTGATTGCTCTGGCTCAGCAGGCCTGGCCTGTGGAGCTGGTCATCTGTGCGGATCCCGAGCTGCTACTCAGTCGCGCGCTGCAATTGTCTATGCCGCTGACGCTGCGTGACTATCAACCCGGTCACCCCGCACAGCCACAGCAGGCAGGTAGCCTCACCATCCTGCCAATCGCCGCACCGGCAACCGTCATTCCAGGCCAATTGAATGTCTCTAACAGCGCTTATGTCGTTGACACCTTGGCGCGAGCTTGCGATGGTTGCCTGAACGGTGAATTTGCCGCGCTGATTACCGGCCCGGTACATAAGGGCATTATCAACGATGCCGGCGTCCCGTTCAGTGGACACACTGAATTTTTCGCCGATCGCAGCCACTGTGACCGCGTCGTCATGATGCTGGCGACGGAAGAGCTGCGTGTTGCCCTAGCGACCACGCATCTGCCGCTTGCCGCCGTTTCTGCGGCTATCACCCGTCAGAGCCTGCACGAAGTCATCACTATTTTGCATCATGATTTGCAGACAAAATTCGGCATCGTTCAACCGCAGATTTATGTCTGTGGCCTGAATCCTCATGCCGGAGAAGGCGGCCATATGGGCCGTGAAGAGCTGGATGTGATTAACCCAGCGCTGGACGAACTTCGTCAGCAGGGCATCACGTTGGTTGGGCCACTACCTGCCGACACCCTTTTCCAGCCCAAATATCTGCAACACGCTGACGCCGTTTTGGCGATGTACCACGATCAAGGGCTCCCGGTTCTGAAATATCAGGGCTTCGGGCGCGCCGTTAATATCACGCTGGGGTTACCTTTTATCCGCACATCTGTTGACCACGGTACAGCGCTTGAGCTGGCCGCAACGGGCAGTGCCGACCCTGGCAGCTTCATCACGGCATTAAATCTTGCCATTAAAATGATAAAACACAGTAATGAATAA
- the apaH gene encoding bis(5'-nucleosyl)-tetraphosphatase (symmetrical) ApaH encodes MSTYLVGDVHGCLVELKALLAQVSFTPEQDTLWLTGDLVARGPDSLQVLRFVRSLGASVRMVLGNHDLHLLAVYAGISRNKPKDRISDLITAPDADELINWLRRQPILQADDDLKLVMAHAGITPQWDLPTALMCAREVESILSSDSYPLFLDAMYGDMPNHWSPELSGLARLRFSTNVFTRMRYCFSGGQLDMLCKEPPSQAPSLLKPWFDLPSQIAGEYAIAFGHWASLEGKGTPENIYALDTGCCWGGELTMLRWDDKRYFTQPSLSSTADLSGDSAS; translated from the coding sequence ATGTCTACCTATTTAGTTGGCGATGTTCACGGCTGTTTAGTTGAACTCAAAGCGCTATTGGCGCAAGTTTCCTTTACTCCTGAGCAAGATACGCTGTGGTTAACCGGCGATTTAGTCGCACGCGGGCCGGATTCGCTTCAGGTTCTGCGCTTCGTTCGTTCTCTCGGTGCTTCTGTCCGCATGGTGCTCGGCAACCACGACCTGCACCTGTTGGCCGTTTATGCTGGCATCAGCCGTAACAAACCGAAAGATCGTATCAGCGATCTCATCACTGCGCCGGATGCAGATGAGCTCATCAACTGGCTACGCCGCCAGCCGATCCTACAGGCTGATGACGATCTGAAGCTGGTGATGGCGCACGCGGGCATCACGCCGCAGTGGGATCTGCCGACTGCACTCATGTGCGCACGTGAAGTCGAATCGATCCTGAGCAGCGACAGCTACCCGCTTTTCCTCGATGCCATGTATGGCGATATGCCGAACCACTGGAGCCCGGAGCTGAGCGGTCTGGCTCGCCTACGCTTTAGCACCAACGTCTTTACCCGTATGCGCTACTGCTTCTCCGGTGGGCAACTGGATATGCTCTGTAAAGAGCCGCCGAGTCAGGCACCTTCTCTGCTAAAACCGTGGTTTGATCTGCCAAGCCAGATTGCTGGGGAATATGCTATTGCCTTCGGTCACTGGGCTTCGCTGGAAGGGAAAGGCACACCGGAAAATATTTACGCACTGGATACCGGGTGCTGTTGGGGGGGAGAACTGACGATGCTGCGTTGGGACGATAAGCGCTATTTCACGCAACCGTCGCTTTCATCAACTGCCGACCTCTCTGGCGATAGCGCGTCCTGA
- a CDS encoding threonine/serine exporter, which produces MGLSLLWALLQDMVLAAVPALGFAMVFNVPLRALPYCALLGGVGHGVRFLAVHFGMNIEWASFLAAILIGIIGIRWSRWLLAHPKVFTVAAVIPMFPGISAYTAMISVVEISHLGYSEALMNVMVTHFLKASFIVGALSIGLSLPGIWLYRKRPGV; this is translated from the coding sequence ATGGGCTTAAGTTTACTGTGGGCGCTCTTGCAGGATATGGTGCTGGCGGCTGTTCCGGCGTTAGGGTTTGCGATGGTCTTCAATGTTCCGCTAAGAGCATTGCCTTATTGTGCGCTGCTGGGCGGCGTCGGGCACGGCGTACGGTTTCTGGCGGTCCACTTCGGTATGAATATTGAGTGGGCATCGTTTTTGGCGGCGATCCTGATAGGTATCATCGGTATTCGTTGGTCACGTTGGCTGTTAGCGCATCCGAAAGTCTTTACCGTCGCGGCCGTAATCCCGATGTTTCCGGGGATTTCTGCCTACACGGCGATGATTTCGGTAGTGGAAATTTCGCATCTTGGCTACAGCGAGGCGCTGATGAACGTCATGGTGACGCATTTCCTGAAAGCGAGTTTTATCGTTGGCGCGCTCTCTATCGGCCTGTCTTTACCGGGAATCTGGCTCTATCGCAAACGGCCGGGAGTATAA
- the rsmA gene encoding 16S rRNA (adenine(1518)-N(6)/adenine(1519)-N(6))-dimethyltransferase RsmA produces MNNRVHQGHFARKRFGQNFLNDHFVIDSIVSAIHPQPGQAVVEIGPGLGALTAPVGERMDRFTVIELDRDLAARLETHPTLKDKLTIIQQDAMTIDFAALAEQAGQPLRVFGNLPYNISTPLMFHLFSYTQSIRDMHFMLQKEVVNRLVAGPNSKAFGRLSVMAQYYCQVIPVLEVPPEAFKPAPKVDSAVVRLVPHAEIPYPVSDIRVLSRITTEAFNQRRKTLRNSLGNLFTPDVLTELRIDATSRAENVTVEQYCRLANWLSEHPAKQE; encoded by the coding sequence ATGAATAATCGCGTACACCAAGGTCACTTCGCCCGTAAACGTTTTGGGCAAAACTTTTTAAACGATCACTTCGTGATCGATAGCATCGTTTCGGCTATTCATCCTCAGCCGGGTCAAGCCGTCGTAGAGATCGGCCCCGGCCTCGGCGCACTGACCGCGCCTGTCGGCGAACGAATGGATCGTTTTACCGTGATTGAACTGGACAGGGATCTGGCCGCGCGGTTGGAAACACATCCGACGCTGAAAGATAAGCTGACTATTATTCAGCAAGATGCCATGACGATCGATTTCGCCGCGCTCGCTGAGCAAGCCGGCCAACCGCTGCGCGTTTTTGGCAACCTGCCGTATAATATTTCCACACCGCTGATGTTCCACCTGTTCAGCTATACTCAATCTATCCGCGACATGCACTTTATGTTGCAGAAAGAAGTGGTTAACCGTTTGGTCGCTGGGCCGAACAGCAAAGCTTTCGGACGCCTGAGCGTTATGGCACAGTATTATTGTCAGGTGATTCCGGTGCTTGAAGTGCCGCCGGAGGCGTTCAAGCCCGCACCTAAAGTTGATTCTGCCGTAGTGCGACTCGTCCCCCATGCCGAGATCCCCTACCCGGTCAGCGACATTCGCGTACTGAGCCGCATCACCACTGAAGCGTTTAACCAGCGTCGTAAGACACTGCGTAACAGTCTGGGCAATCTGTTTACCCCAGACGTGCTCACCGAGCTGAGGATCGATGCCACCAGCCGCGCAGAGAATGTGACCGTTGAGCAGTATTGCCGACTGGCAAACTGGTTAAGCGAGCATCCTGCAAAACAGGAATAA
- a CDS encoding threonine/serine exporter family protein encodes MGEAPQQREITRLCIQCALLLLQHGAESMVVEQLSSRLGMALGADSVESSISANSIVLTTIMQGHCLTSTRKNVDRGINMHVVIEVQHAVIMAEHKLLDVAGVEKRLGNIKPLRYPRWLMVSVVALSCGCFSRLNGGGWDAFIVTLIASGLAMYVRQVFTARHLNPLINFCITAFVATSASGLLMRLPTFSQTSTVAMAASVLLLVPGFPLINAVADMFKGHVNTGLARWTVASLLTLATCIGVVMALSLWGLRGWA; translated from the coding sequence ATGGGGGAAGCGCCACAGCAGCGGGAAATCACCCGGCTGTGCATCCAGTGCGCACTGCTGCTATTACAGCATGGCGCAGAGAGTATGGTCGTGGAACAGCTATCGTCACGGCTGGGTATGGCGCTGGGTGCTGATAGCGTTGAGAGTTCCATCTCGGCAAACTCGATTGTCCTGACCACCATCATGCAGGGACATTGCCTGACGTCGACACGAAAGAATGTGGACCGCGGCATTAACATGCACGTTGTCATTGAAGTTCAGCATGCGGTCATCATGGCCGAGCATAAACTGCTGGATGTGGCGGGAGTGGAAAAGCGTCTGGGGAACATCAAACCCTTGCGCTACCCGCGCTGGCTGATGGTTTCGGTTGTGGCGCTCTCCTGCGGCTGCTTCAGCCGTTTGAATGGCGGCGGGTGGGACGCGTTTATCGTCACGCTGATTGCCAGCGGTCTGGCGATGTATGTTCGGCAGGTCTTTACGGCGCGACACCTGAATCCGTTGATCAACTTCTGCATTACGGCATTTGTCGCCACGTCGGCATCCGGGCTGTTGATGCGTTTACCCACTTTTTCTCAAACCTCTACAGTGGCGATGGCGGCGAGCGTGCTGCTGTTGGTTCCCGGTTTTCCGCTGATTAACGCCGTGGCGGATATGTTTAAAGGGCACGTGAATACCGGTCTGGCGCGCTGGACGGTGGCGAGTTTACTGACGCTGGCAACCTGTATCGGTGTAGTGATGGCGTTATCACTGTGGGGGTTACGCGGATGGGCTTAA
- the apaG gene encoding Co2+/Mg2+ efflux protein ApaG produces MINAPRVCVQVQSFYVESQSEPDEERFVFAYTITVRNLGRHEVQLLGRYWLITNGNGRQTEVQGEGVVGEQPIIHPGSEFQYTSGAVIETPLGTMEGHYHMTDHQGKAFQVSIPVFRLAIPSLIH; encoded by the coding sequence ATGATTAATGCGCCCCGTGTTTGTGTACAGGTTCAGAGCTTCTACGTGGAATCACAATCGGAGCCTGATGAAGAACGTTTCGTGTTTGCTTACACGATTACGGTTCGCAATCTGGGGCGTCATGAAGTCCAGCTTTTGGGACGCTATTGGCTGATTACCAACGGTAACGGCCGACAGACTGAAGTTCAGGGGGAAGGCGTGGTCGGCGAACAGCCGATTATCCACCCTGGCAGCGAATTCCAATATACCAGCGGTGCCGTCATCGAAACGCCCCTCGGCACGATGGAAGGCCACTACCATATGACCGACCATCAGGGTAAAGCGTTTCAGGTTTCTATCCCCGTTTTCCGACTGGCTATCCCTTCACTGATACATTAA